One genomic region from Phycisphaeraceae bacterium encodes:
- a CDS encoding glycoside hydrolase family 127 protein, translating into MLCVLASMVLAAVSQVSGMTHERIVPTPFTAVEFADGFWKPRIDTNRTVTVWYDFRMCEQTGRIRNFAVAGGLEEGDFEGICYNDSDVFKVIEGAAYSLHTSPDPELDTYLDELIEKIAAAQEDDGYLYTIRTIQGDAITSRAAGAERWSHLAHSHELYNVGHLYEAAVAHFQATGKRTLLDVAIRNANLIDRVFGPNPGQRIDVPGHQEIEIGLVRLAGVTGEKRYLDLAHFFLDMRGRSELRTTYGQYAQDHLPVAQQSEPVGHAVRAGYMYSAMADVADARGIADWVGALETIWEHLVSRRMYLTGGIGAHRHNEGFGDDYDLPNDTAYNETCAAIASALWNHRMFLLSGESKYMDVFERTVYNGFLAGISLSGDRFFYPNPLACDGVTAFNQGSLGRAPWFDCSCCPVNVVRFLPSLPGYAYATRGRDVWVNLYVGGRGVLNTDKGKLTLDVETEYPWKGRTKFAVTVDEPSDLALHLRLPGWTRGQSFPTDLYVDLTPVNASPSILVNGATASVRFEKGYAVIARTWKTGDVIEVEFPMPVRFIKSHDKVKANAGRVAIERGPLVYCFEGVDHEGELDTLFIAPNSATTVKHASDLLGGVDVIEIEGARAVRKSDGSVQNVPVRVRAIPYYAWAHREPGAMAVWMHSSADGVRVPPESTIASRASITVSHCWSGDTVRAINDQREPQSSSDHSIPRHTWWNHRGTAEWAQMTFAEPTTVSRTSVYWFDDEGRGGCRVPKSWFVSALVDGVWVRLATDAVNSVAKDRYNVVEFAPIKAAALRIDIQLDDGASAGILEWTVDE; encoded by the coding sequence ATGCTCTGTGTTCTTGCGTCAATGGTGTTGGCAGCGGTATCGCAGGTTTCCGGCATGACGCATGAGCGCATTGTGCCCACGCCGTTTACTGCGGTGGAATTTGCCGACGGCTTCTGGAAGCCTCGCATCGACACCAACCGCACAGTTACGGTGTGGTACGACTTTCGCATGTGCGAGCAGACGGGGCGTATCCGCAACTTTGCAGTCGCTGGCGGGCTCGAAGAGGGCGATTTCGAAGGCATCTGCTACAACGACTCGGACGTGTTCAAGGTCATCGAAGGGGCAGCGTACTCATTGCACACCAGCCCGGACCCGGAACTGGACACGTATCTTGATGAACTGATCGAGAAGATCGCTGCGGCTCAGGAGGACGACGGGTATCTCTACACAATTCGCACGATTCAGGGAGATGCCATCACTTCGCGTGCTGCTGGTGCAGAGCGATGGTCGCATCTGGCGCACAGTCACGAACTGTACAACGTGGGGCACTTGTATGAAGCAGCGGTGGCGCACTTTCAGGCCACGGGCAAGCGAACGCTGCTTGACGTGGCGATTCGCAACGCGAACCTGATCGACCGCGTCTTCGGTCCCAATCCTGGCCAACGGATCGATGTGCCGGGACATCAGGAAATCGAGATCGGGCTTGTGCGTCTGGCGGGCGTGACGGGTGAGAAGCGATATCTGGATCTGGCGCACTTTTTTCTGGACATGCGCGGCCGCTCGGAATTGCGCACGACCTATGGCCAGTATGCTCAGGATCACCTGCCGGTCGCCCAGCAGAGCGAGCCGGTGGGGCACGCGGTGCGTGCCGGCTATATGTACAGCGCGATGGCCGACGTGGCCGATGCGCGGGGGATCGCCGATTGGGTCGGTGCACTCGAAACAATCTGGGAGCACCTTGTCAGTCGGCGCATGTATCTCACTGGCGGGATCGGGGCGCATCGGCACAACGAAGGCTTCGGCGACGACTATGACCTGCCCAACGACACGGCTTACAACGAAACCTGTGCCGCCATCGCCAGCGCGCTATGGAACCATCGCATGTTCCTGCTCTCGGGCGAATCGAAGTACATGGACGTGTTCGAGCGAACGGTGTACAACGGCTTCCTGGCGGGCATCTCGCTCTCGGGTGATCGCTTCTTCTATCCCAACCCACTGGCGTGCGATGGTGTGACAGCGTTTAATCAAGGCTCGCTCGGGCGTGCACCGTGGTTTGATTGTTCGTGCTGCCCGGTCAATGTTGTGCGCTTTCTGCCGTCGCTGCCCGGATACGCCTACGCGACTCGCGGGCGCGATGTGTGGGTGAATCTGTATGTTGGCGGCCGCGGCGTGCTGAATACTGACAAGGGAAAACTGACGCTCGATGTGGAGACGGAGTATCCGTGGAAGGGTCGAACAAAGTTTGCGGTCACGGTCGATGAGCCATCAGACTTGGCATTGCACCTGCGACTTCCCGGTTGGACGCGAGGGCAATCGTTCCCGACTGATTTGTATGTCGATCTGACACCAGTTAATGCGTCACCATCGATCCTGGTCAATGGCGCGACAGCGTCAGTGCGTTTCGAAAAGGGATATGCAGTCATCGCGCGGACGTGGAAGACTGGCGATGTGATCGAAGTCGAGTTCCCGATGCCGGTGCGGTTCATCAAGAGTCATGACAAGGTCAAGGCGAACGCGGGGCGCGTGGCGATCGAGCGCGGGCCTTTGGTGTACTGCTTCGAAGGCGTGGACCATGAAGGCGAACTCGATACGCTCTTTATTGCTCCGAATTCGGCAACAACGGTGAAGCACGCGTCCGACTTACTCGGCGGGGTCGATGTCATCGAGATCGAAGGCGCTCGCGCTGTGCGCAAGAGCGATGGATCAGTTCAGAACGTGCCGGTGAGAGTCCGTGCGATTCCGTATTATGCCTGGGCGCATCGCGAGCCTGGCGCGATGGCGGTCTGGATGCACTCGTCAGCTGATGGAGTTCGTGTGCCGCCTGAATCGACAATTGCCTCGCGCGCATCGATCACGGTCTCGCACTGCTGGTCGGGCGATACGGTGCGCGCCATCAATGACCAGCGCGAGCCGCAGAGTTCGTCGGATCATTCGATTCCGAGGCACACATGGTGGAATCATCGTGGCACGGCCGAGTGGGCACAAATGACCTTTGCCGAGCCGACGACTGTGTCACGTACTTCGGTGTACTGGTTTGACGACGAGGGGCGTGGCGGTTGTCGCGTGCCCAAGTCGTGGTTCGTCTCTGCATTGGTCGATGGCGTGTGGGTGCGGCTGGCAACTGACGCTGTGAACAGCGTGGCCAAGGACCGATACAACGTTGTGGAGTTTGCGCCAATCAAGGCTGCAGCGCTGCGCATCGATATTCAACTCGATGACGGCGCGTCGGCAGGCATTCTCGAGTGGACGGTTGACGAGTGA
- a CDS encoding ABC transporter substrate-binding protein: MRRFALLALTVIACAVVSCSKPAEQPTNGTATKSERLKVGFAQIGAESAWRTAETESIRAEAAARNVDLRFSDAQQKQENQINAVRSFIVQRVDAIILAPVVETGWEPVLNEAKRAGIPVILVDRGVNVSDDSLYTTLIASDFVEEGRLAARWLAEKLEGTGRIVELRGTPGAAPAIDRKKGFEEVLADFPNMQIVRSQSGDFTRSKGKEVMEAFLKAESEPIHAVYAHNDDMALGAIQAIREAGLVPGTDIVLISIDGVRAAFEAMIEGSLNCTVECNPLLGPAAFDAIERVRAGETLPKWIKVVDQVFDRSVAADVIDSRQY; this comes from the coding sequence ATGCGCCGCTTTGCCCTGCTTGCTCTGACCGTGATCGCCTGTGCCGTTGTCAGTTGTTCCAAGCCAGCCGAACAACCGACCAATGGCACCGCGACGAAATCTGAACGCCTCAAGGTTGGATTTGCACAGATCGGAGCCGAGAGTGCCTGGCGAACCGCGGAAACCGAGTCGATTCGGGCCGAAGCCGCAGCCCGCAACGTGGATTTGCGATTCTCCGACGCACAACAAAAGCAGGAAAATCAGATCAACGCTGTGCGCTCGTTCATCGTCCAGCGTGTCGATGCGATCATTCTCGCGCCGGTTGTCGAGACCGGATGGGAACCAGTGCTCAATGAAGCGAAGCGCGCGGGCATTCCGGTGATCCTCGTCGATCGCGGGGTCAATGTTTCGGACGACTCGCTCTACACCACGCTCATCGCGTCGGACTTTGTCGAAGAGGGGCGGCTGGCGGCACGCTGGCTGGCGGAAAAACTCGAAGGCACGGGGCGCATCGTCGAACTTCGAGGCACGCCCGGTGCAGCACCGGCCATCGACCGCAAGAAGGGGTTTGAGGAAGTGCTTGCCGACTTCCCGAACATGCAGATCGTGCGATCGCAATCGGGCGACTTCACGCGCTCGAAAGGCAAGGAAGTGATGGAGGCATTTCTCAAAGCCGAGAGCGAACCGATCCATGCGGTCTATGCGCACAACGACGACATGGCGCTGGGCGCGATCCAGGCCATCCGCGAGGCAGGACTTGTACCAGGCACCGATATCGTGCTGATCTCGATTGACGGAGTGCGTGCGGCCTTTGAAGCGATGATCGAGGGTTCGCTCAACTGCACGGTGGAGTGCAACCCGCTTCTTGGGCCGGCGGCCTTCGACGCCATCGAGCGTGTGCGTGCCGGCGAGACGCTGCCCAAGTGGATCAAGGTTGTCGATCAGGTGTTCGATCGGTCAGTCGCTGCCGATGTGATCGATTCCAGGCAGTATTGA
- a CDS encoding DUF1579 family protein, protein MKIRDVLIATGSVVVCGAAAGVWSLCCSEESQRTVVPVSFVSQPGDPQEEMIKNMLKEQAALAPQHKVLEALVGTFNAEMNFLMEPGGEPDKTKGVSVNKSILGGRFVTMEFAGDINMFGDVIKFAGLGMMGFDKAKGEYVMTWVDTMSTSLLIQAGKPAADEKRIEVSGTAASVMGEQQMKHVYIIESNDKHTLEFYQAVPGMDEMMKIGWINYSRKGD, encoded by the coding sequence ATGAAGATTCGTGATGTGCTGATCGCGACAGGCAGTGTTGTGGTGTGTGGGGCGGCCGCTGGTGTATGGTCCTTGTGCTGCAGCGAGGAATCGCAGCGCACTGTGGTGCCGGTTTCGTTCGTGTCTCAGCCTGGTGACCCGCAGGAAGAGATGATCAAGAACATGCTTAAGGAGCAGGCAGCACTCGCGCCACAGCACAAGGTGCTGGAGGCTCTGGTTGGTACGTTCAACGCTGAGATGAACTTTCTGATGGAGCCGGGCGGCGAGCCTGACAAGACCAAAGGCGTCAGCGTGAACAAGTCGATCCTTGGTGGGCGCTTCGTGACGATGGAGTTTGCGGGCGACATCAACATGTTCGGCGATGTCATCAAGTTTGCGGGGCTTGGGATGATGGGCTTTGACAAGGCCAAAGGGGAGTACGTCATGACCTGGGTCGACACGATGTCGACGAGTTTGCTGATTCAGGCTGGCAAGCCCGCAGCGGATGAGAAACGCATCGAGGTTTCGGGCACGGCAGCATCGGTCATGGGTGAACAGCAGATGAAGCATGTGTACATCATCGAGAGCAACGACAAGCACACGCTCGAGTTCTACCAGGCGGTGCCTGGCATGGACGAGATGATGAAGATCGGTTGGATCAACTACTCGCGCAAGGGGGACTGA
- a CDS encoding DUF1579 family protein, which yields MGCGKHDCGCGEGDAMAMMNTMAELAAPDQAHQLLTPFVGAWNAEVKFWWEGSDEPHVSTGVMLNDWILGGRWIEQRYRSDDGLFAGMGLMGYNKTTGKFEGLWIDSASTMMQFETGDHNPSSNTFEMTSQMLCPQTRVPLLKRSVLRVQSNDRHTMESYFKSATGPEQKTMEITFVRR from the coding sequence ATGGGATGCGGCAAGCACGACTGCGGGTGCGGCGAAGGCGACGCGATGGCCATGATGAACACAATGGCCGAGTTGGCGGCGCCGGATCAAGCCCATCAACTGCTCACGCCATTTGTGGGTGCCTGGAATGCCGAGGTGAAGTTCTGGTGGGAAGGCAGCGATGAGCCTCACGTCTCGACAGGTGTGATGCTCAATGACTGGATTCTCGGCGGACGCTGGATTGAACAGCGCTACCGCAGCGATGATGGTCTCTTCGCGGGCATGGGGTTGATGGGCTACAACAAGACCACCGGCAAGTTCGAGGGCTTGTGGATCGACAGCGCCTCGACGATGATGCAGTTCGAAACGGGAGACCACAACCCGAGTTCAAACACCTTCGAGATGACCAGTCAGATGCTTTGCCCGCAAACGAGAGTGCCCCTGCTCAAGCGTTCGGTGCTTCGTGTCCAGAGCAATGATCGGCACACGATGGAGTCGTATTTCAAGTCGGCGACCGGGCCCGAGCAGAAAACGATGGAGATCACGTTCGTGCGCCGGTAA
- a CDS encoding anti-sigma factor encodes MTAPLTPSERSRLLELLVDHNVHGLDPDERAEMDAMLTSASLDHDVENVIGNLIVALDEANSSPQNTDTSTLPANLRSRLIESGQRIVRGEKSLTASSDHQAASSIGSISRRRAFPRWVPVAATIALLVGVVAVSGRAIMLRQSELEKSNSLLSQAQQQLESLQQQVDNNRAILAAARERAEALSQELALRDDTLASQAVAMAQAAQREIELVERLSLATEDLSLARLAIARYETPVDPAELAANRRKLLDFPDTVRIGWAPFDLPDNPAEKQGVSGDVVWNDELQQGFLRFVGLDPNDPNIEQYQVWIIDERGMEQKVSGGVFNATAEGEVIVPIRPGIDVRRVALFAITIEDPGGTWVPDLRRRVVVAPREGS; translated from the coding sequence ATGACTGCCCCGCTGACGCCTTCAGAACGCTCCCGTTTGCTCGAATTGCTCGTCGATCACAATGTGCATGGTCTCGACCCCGACGAACGCGCCGAGATGGACGCCATGCTCACTTCAGCAAGTCTCGATCATGATGTCGAAAACGTGATCGGCAATCTGATTGTTGCTTTGGACGAGGCAAACTCATCGCCCCAAAACACTGACACAAGCACACTGCCTGCAAATTTGCGATCACGACTCATCGAAAGTGGACAGCGCATAGTTCGCGGCGAGAAATCACTGACCGCCAGTTCGGATCATCAGGCTGCATCTTCGATCGGGTCCATCTCACGTCGCCGCGCCTTTCCCCGCTGGGTGCCAGTTGCTGCGACCATTGCCTTGCTCGTGGGCGTTGTCGCGGTGTCAGGGCGCGCCATCATGCTGCGGCAGTCAGAACTCGAAAAATCCAACTCGCTCCTGAGCCAGGCACAGCAGCAACTCGAATCGCTCCAGCAGCAGGTTGATAACAACCGTGCCATTCTGGCGGCTGCCCGCGAGCGAGCCGAAGCACTCTCGCAGGAACTCGCACTGCGCGACGATACCCTGGCATCTCAAGCAGTAGCAATGGCACAGGCCGCACAACGCGAGATCGAACTCGTCGAGCGTCTTTCGCTCGCGACCGAGGATCTCAGCCTTGCACGCCTCGCCATCGCCCGCTACGAAACTCCCGTCGATCCGGCCGAACTCGCCGCCAATCGCCGCAAACTCCTCGATTTCCCCGACACCGTGCGCATCGGGTGGGCTCCATTCGATCTGCCCGACAACCCCGCCGAGAAGCAGGGCGTCAGTGGTGATGTCGTCTGGAACGACGAACTTCAACAGGGTTTCCTTCGCTTTGTCGGTCTTGATCCAAACGACCCCAACATCGAGCAGTATCAGGTCTGGATCATTGACGAGCGCGGCATGGAACAAAAAGTCAGCGGCGGCGTGTTCAACGCCACCGCTGAGGGTGAAGTCATCGTCCCGATCAGGCCCGGCATCGATGTCCGGCGCGTGGCCCTCTTTGCCATCACCATCGAAGATCCGGGCGGGACATGGGTTCCTGACCTGCGCCGTCGCGTTGTTGTCGCGCCGCGCGAAGGTTCATAA
- a CDS encoding sigma-70 family RNA polymerase sigma factor → MPDLLRQISAGDQTAVVACIDEYGGLIWRLAQRYLSQCPGEIEDAVQEVFVDLWTHASRFDPARGSEPAFVAIIAHRKLIDYQRRMKVRFTLPIEDHDAPASLDPAKGRSDDFTKIAQAFDQLPPDERNAIWMSLNRGMSQRQIAQATASPEGTVKSRLRRGLIRLCESVAINDRAVPMRKGGGA, encoded by the coding sequence TTGCCCGACCTCCTGCGTCAAATCTCGGCCGGCGACCAGACAGCAGTCGTCGCATGCATAGACGAGTATGGCGGGCTCATCTGGCGCCTGGCACAACGCTACCTGTCACAGTGTCCGGGCGAAATCGAGGATGCCGTTCAGGAAGTCTTTGTCGATCTCTGGACCCACGCATCCCGTTTCGATCCGGCACGAGGATCCGAGCCCGCTTTCGTGGCCATCATTGCCCACCGCAAACTGATCGACTACCAGCGTCGCATGAAGGTGCGCTTCACGCTCCCGATCGAAGATCACGACGCCCCCGCATCGCTCGACCCGGCCAAAGGCCGTTCCGACGATTTCACAAAAATTGCTCAGGCTTTCGATCAACTCCCGCCTGATGAGCGCAACGCCATCTGGATGTCGCTGAACCGAGGCATGAGCCAGCGCCAAATCGCCCAGGCTACAGCCTCTCCCGAGGGAACGGTCAAGTCGCGCCTTCGTCGCGGACTCATTCGCCTGTGCGAATCTGTCGCGATAAACGATCGCGCCGTGCCGATGCGAAAGGGAGGTGGAGCATGA